The genomic interval GCGCGGCAGCTCCGCCGATGCCGGGGCCCGAGTCGGAGATTGTCAGCCTTCCCGAAGAGACAATGCGGGCGGTGCGCGGGCTGGTTGGGTCCGCCAACGCAGCTGCGTTCATCGCGGCTGCCGCTGAACGTGAGGTGCAGTCCAGGACGTTGGACTCGCTGGCCTCAAATGGCCTGATATCCGGCGAACTTGATCAAATGCCTTGAAAAGACATGGCCGTTGTCCACAGAAGTGTGAAATCCCTTGTGGATAACCCGACTTGGTTGTGGATCAAACCTGTCGTTCGAATCTGAGTAGCGTGACGCTCGCCTCGCGGGCACTCTGGCCTGATGGATGAAAGACGCACCACAAAGGTGTCGAAATACCTCTCGAAGCATCTGCGGCACCAGCCGGAGCGGATCGGGATCACGCTCGACGAGAACGGCTGGGTCGAGATCGACACTCTGATCAAGGCCGCTGCAGAGCACGGCTTCCGGTTCACCCGCGCCGAGCTCGACCACGTCGTCGCCGCAAACGACAAGCAGAGGTTCGCTGTCGACGGCTCCCGGATCCGTGCCAATCAGGGCCACACGGTCGAGGTCGACCTCGATCTCCCGGAGGCCGAGCCGCCGGCGTACCTCTACCACGGCACCGTCGCCCGGAGCCTGGACGCGATCCGCACCGAAGGCCTGCGCCCCATGGCCAGGCACGACGTCCACCTCTCGCCCGACCGCGAGACTGCCACCTGCGTCGGCGCCCGGCGCGGCCGCCCCGTCGTCATCAACGTAGACGCCGGGGCGATGCACCGCGCCGGTCACATCTTCCGCGTCAGCGCCAACGGCGTGTGGCTCACCGCTTCAGTACCGCCCGAGTACCTGCGCTTCCCCGACTGACCGGCTGACCGACTGACCGGCAGGGCTGAGGGCTCCGGCACGGCTGAGGGCTCGGGGCTGGGGGCTGGGACGGTCCGCTGTTTCACGTGAAACAGGCTCAACCCAGCGTCAGCCAGCGCATTCCCAGGCGTTCAGCCGCCGCGCGCTCCGCCTCGGTCATCGGAAGCCGCCCGGTCGCCTTGCGCAGAAACGTCGTACGGTCCCAGCCGCCTCCTGACACGGGCACGGATTCGTCGTACGGGTGGCCGCCCAGCAACAGCCGCGCCACCACGTCCGCCGCCTCGTCGGTAGGCCACGGCTCGTGGCCCAGCCCCGCGGCGACGTCGAAGCCGTGCACGCACACTTCGACGACCCGGGTAACGAGGAAGTCCGACAGCAGCATGGAGTCTCCGT from Streptomyces spiramyceticus carries:
- a CDS encoding RNA 2'-phosphotransferase, whose translation is MDERRTTKVSKYLSKHLRHQPERIGITLDENGWVEIDTLIKAAAEHGFRFTRAELDHVVAANDKQRFAVDGSRIRANQGHTVEVDLDLPEAEPPAYLYHGTVARSLDAIRTEGLRPMARHDVHLSPDRETATCVGARRGRPVVINVDAGAMHRAGHIFRVSANGVWLTASVPPEYLRFPD